A genomic window from Pyricularia oryzae 70-15 chromosome 7, whole genome shotgun sequence includes:
- a CDS encoding drug resistance transporter: protein MAAMMQSPNRRRSMARQYTARSSRHLNESMEDVIRLADDFHPNRDVEQAVAHVNEPEVEKMGRPRTIIVVILLLTCLLFSLLDTTIVSTSLLETSKDLGNVEDISWIMLAYLLTYMGFSIIFAKLSDIFGRLAMLEISWLIFALFSLGCGISQTMTQLIVMRAFQGIGGAGLYSLPFICIHEVVPANKWHLMGASIACMLSVSYVLGPILGGVIPHLSSWRVLHLMNVPIAGAVAGGLFVVYPRKRHQPKTSVTDKLRQMDFVGAVLLLAASMMIVYCIQEGGSMKLPWSSPTIVTMLVISSLCWVAFWCWEASVGLRDDKVEPIFPLSLAGHRAYLACLFATFLLGFVFMTSVVVLPERSQVVDGRDVLMAGVDLLPLLAAVAVGTFASVPFTRPKNRTTLSLTIGASLMTAGCSLMTAVENMEESQAINAVYGFKVILGLGFGFCLSSTTVIANVIGRGADMAVANGAIAQARVLGSAIGLGMWTIIFNRHARSNSLLVDQRNGGLLTPQQVDMLHRAPSNALLLQGPAREEVRQIYTASFTDIMLVLAIVSSGAFAMALCTYQTNPPPVNLPSLPTTSPRPRARLPKQMTTAVTIDDYRGTRESHDRAREGNGSESDGRLDSIELGRMPTLPLAILPK, encoded by the exons ATGGCTGCCATGATGCAATCGCCCAACAGGCGTCGCTCCATGGCTCGCCAGTACACGGCGCGATCCTCGAGGCACCTCAATGAGTCGATGGAAGATGTCATTCGACTGGCTGATGACTTTCATCCCAATCGCGACGTTGAGCAGGCCGTCGCGCACGTCAACGAGCCAGAGGTGGAAAAGATGGGTCGACCACGCACTATAATTGTTGTCATTCT ACTGCTCACATGTCTACTGTTCTCACTTCTTGATACTACTATTGTATCAACATCTCTGTTGGAGACCAGCAAGGATCTGGGAAACGTCGAAGACATTTCTTGGATCATGTTGGCCTATCTCCTCACTTATATGG GATTTTCTATAATCTTTGCCAAGCTCAGCGACATCTTTGGACGCCTGGCCATGCTCGAGATCTCATGGCTAATCTTTGCACTCTTCTCGCTTGGCTGTGGTATTTCTCAGACTATGACTCAGTT GATTGTAATGAGGGCGTTTCAAGGAATTGGCGGCGCCGGTCTGTACAGTCTTCCCTTCATTTGCATCCATGAGGTCGTTCCAGCAAACAAGTGGCATCTCATGGGCGCCAGCATTGCCTGTATGCTCTCTGTGTCATATGTACTCGGACCCATTCTTGGAGGAGTCATTCCACATCTCAGCAGCTGGAGAGTCTTGCATCTCATGAA CGTTCCTATTGCTGGCGCAGTGGCTGGGGGCCTCTTTGTAGTCTATCCAAGGAAGCGTCACCAACCAAAGACATCAGTCACCGACAAGTTGCGACAGATGGACTTTGTTGGAGCTGTTCTGCTTCTTGCAGCGAGCATGATGATTGTCTACTGTATCCAAGAAGGGGGATCTATGAAGCTTCCTTGGTCGTCCCCCACCATTGTAACAATGCTTGTTATATCTTCACTCTGTTGGGTGGCTTTTTGGTGCTGGGAAGCATCCGTGGGCCTGAGAGACGACAAGGTTGAGCCTATTTTCCCACTCTCGCTCGCAGGTCACCGAGCATACCTGGCATGTCTGTT CGCCACGTTTTTGCTCGGCTTCGTTTTCATGACCAGCGTTGTAGTTCTTCCCGAGCGTTCTCAGGTTGTCGATGGCCGGGATGTACTAATGGCTGGTGTCGATCTCCTACCTCTGCTTGCTGCAGTGGCCGTTGGAACATTTGCATCGGTTCCATTCACCAGACCCAAAAACCGAACCACTCTAAGCCTCACCATTGGTGCTAGTCTTATGACCGCTGGCTGCAGTCTCATGACGGCAGTTGAGAACATGGAGGAATCACAGGCGATCAACGCTGTGTACGGCTTCAAGGTTATCCTCGGtctcggtttcggcttctgtcTCTCATCAACGACAGTAATAGCCAATGTCATTGGAAGGGGCGCTGACATGGCCGTCGCCAACGGTGCTATTGCACAGGCCCGCGTCCTGGGTTCAGCGATTGGGCTTGGCATGTGGACCATCATATTCAATCGCCACGCACGAAGCAACAGCCTGCTCGTCGACCAGCGAAATGGAGGCCTCCTCACTCCCCAGCAGGTAGATATGCTGCACCGCGCACCGTCAAACGCGTTGCTGCTTCAGGGACCGGCGCGAGAGGAGGTTCGCCAGATCTATACTGCCTCATTTACTGATATCATGCTCGTTCTGGCCATCGTCTCGTCTGGCGCTTTTGCCATGGCACTATGCACCTATCAAACCAACCCACCGCCCGTCAACCTCCCATCGCTACCGACCACATCGCCGAGGCCGCGGGCTCGTCTTCCTAAGCAGATGACTACTGCTGTCACCATTGATGACTATCGAGGCACGAGGGAGAGCCACGATCGAGCCCGGGAAGGCAATGGTTCGGAGTCTGATGGACGGCTCGATAGTATCGAGCTGGGACGGATGCCTACTTTGCCCCTTGCAATTTTGCCCAAGTAA
- a CDS encoding polyketide synthase, translated as MSTAEGQGAAPAGSPSCQGAIAVVGLACRFPGDAADINGLWQMMEDGKSAWTKIPESRMNVRGYYHPDPSRQGSFHFRGAHFLQNDLAEFDAGASNDEDVTFMACLSDHSFHFVAGIPKEAIDGTDATVWIGSFVKDYEQLCLRDQDQTPQYAATGNGIAILGNRISHCYNLAGTSQTMDTGCSASLVSIHQACQSLLSGECSTAIAGGVGLILTPNTILPMTSVGFLSSDGRCFAFDSRANGYGRGEGAAMVILRRLEDAIANNDVIRGVIRSTASNQDGRTPGITMPSQERQMSNILQAYRKAGLDTDRTEFVECHGTGTKAGDMRELEAIYRAISVNRAVDNPVMVGSIKTNIGHLEGAAGIAGVIKAVLATEKGFIPKHLNFVQPNPNIDFEGWRVKVPTELTPWPVHGLRRASVNCFGFGGTNAHAIIEDAAHHLSEANLTGFHASYLFPGDELLQPRKSDANSQDCLVDGDAPRLFVYSSHEEERVSLVAQSHAPYLRRRVEDGSATLQLMDQYAHTLLERRSKLEWRAFLVARGPADLLQKIFNFDNSLVMDFPRDAEVRPALVFCGQGAQWHAVGRELLDYAAFKSNIEAADSYIRQELGADFSLLEVLTADQDSSRIDLAHVSQISTTAVQVALVDVLFASNVVPIAVVGHSSGEIAAAYAAGAVTRESAWKIAYYRGYCVASWQEKDHGPPGRMLAVGLSARDVQAFIHQTSKGSVQVACHNGPSSVTLSGDEAAILEVQNILAEAGVFSRLVPVNAAYHSRHMEHVAADYLQKLGSIEIRNVTLGPVLYSSLTGSELSPSRLGAKHWVKTLTCPVLFHQAVQTLMRNANPTVVVEVSPTGIWEGTIRRILSAMDYREPVPYFSVLQNGTGAMTSTLQVLRELWIRGVPIKMDWTYSKSRSQSQPQSQSWQNGLVQTSRPPQHLHDLPPYPWNHDKLYWYESQLSKNNRFRTHGREDLIGAPFDLGIKTEKSWRGFFRLKENPWIEHHQVQKSILYPAAGMIAMAIQAGQQLAELGRQEVVAFEIKSFSILAPIVIPTSTDGLEHAISTKLAKSESSEPLQGVAIYHFSIYTKPDGVATTKHAEGQLHIIYGDVASSTLEEMQIEDSAHRSVYDQYKETSDEEVSPRQLYEDLNNLGLNYGPLFRNIKNISRSSQHGGYCHSQVQIPDTASAMPFAYEFPHLIHPATLDSFLQTIFAIGEDVMLPCSIDNIFVSAEMPRGAGGRFLGYTTAQATTRRSAVADVVMFDEQLDQIKVSIKGLKLKSAVAAVGDGGGFLPNHRNLCSEIVWKQDVDRSSLGNFMAWLDSLGHAIPAMRVLQLGGLSEIASSVIEALENGHETPRFGSFTLCDREDLIFSQLQQKYVATPVMQRLLWEPLQQVAMSSPYDLVIMKASQTQDLTAVGQVLSPGGYVVVQLEGVVDKTDKDSLRVIKRLADAGFRNAEKLDQSSGRHSYIVACSSKVPDKAIGGQRNITILLPDVLTPFLEKLHKSLLKCLTALPQITYTSGAVSAHPKFNPKTVYLSLLEAETPLIFDLVESQWETLHSLFRTKNLLWVTAGAQMSDINPLMAASIGLMRTIRSEDDQKRLVSVDIDPRTNNDMVSTSKALCDILEANFILSTIAKESEYVIRDGKRFIPRLMTLPAVNSLIEKEAHLPERLEEFPLWQQGNHVKLAPKSVGSRLGLYFTKEDTTTRPLKETEIRVRVHQSHLLPRDMDALRGNGSEIGSDAVGTILEVGSKVFSSFKVNDQVMVFARGTISSTVTADQKFVWSRAATSPPHGSFSPTAFISAAYGLVISGRLRRGNTVLVHAAASAYGQAAVCIAKAKGASVIAAVSSPEQRKVVQALGITDDCIVDGQDDAFVGPVGRLTRGRGVDVVFGPASRSLVANFRSCAEFGRISQLASDTLELPSMDQAILKNLSLETFDISKLVEKQPWVVDEAINEVNALFQDSDSACRIQPMISHDLESLATIAADPTTDPWLGLHAVDTKEDTRVMMPVNLTKPLQLNSNGTYLLVGGLGGIGRSIAQLMVERGARHLAFLSRSGAKSKAATDLISSLQLKGVHIQDLKVDICDENQMRDAILFVQHNMPPIKGAVQCAAVLEDSIFDKMTYAKWTKAFRPKAIGSWNLHNTLPDTLDFLVFLSSSAGVLGNRGQANYAAGNTFQDALAHHRASLGRHSVSLDLGLVLGAGVVAENERLLDMMLASGFFGVALRHVHLVLERAMASLPRAAGPDQLLRLPTQVVTQMGSGGLVLQDRPVDPFWTRSPLFRFLNQVDLPAGTVNFFATGAAQDVVGDDRLHGRTGSKGSNSSTSTSNAGQDLRVAIRRASSPEKAASIAVGAVTRALARFMGVGLGSSSSSAAGSRPTTAAGSASTSFASTPVSTSFSSGAAAPAAMPLPRATRGGLLDPSRSTVSYGVDSLVKLNITRWIVDQSGVAVGDVDEFPSINELGAKIAELVLADSDGKTN; from the exons ATGAGCACCGCGGAGGGCCAGGGAGCCGCTCCGGCGGGCTCACCTTCGTGTCAAGGCGCGATCGCGGTGGTTGGCCTCGCATGTCGCTTCCCAGGCGATGCTGCTGACATCAATGGTCTTTGGCAGATGATGGAGGATGGCAAAAGTGCCTGGACAAAAATCCCAGAGTCCCGAATGAATGTGCGTGGCTATTATCATCCTGACCCCAGCCGCCAAGGAAGT TTTCACTTTCGTGGAGCACACTTTTTGCAGAATGATCTTGCAGAATTTGATGCAGGA GCAAGTAACGACGAGGATGTAACATTTATGGCTTGTCTGTCTGACCATTCATTCCATTTTGTAGCTGGTATACCCAAAGAGGCAATAGACGGTACCGATGCAACAGTCTGGATCGGCTCCTTTGTCAAAG ACTACGAGCAGTTGTGTCTGCGAGATCAAGACCAGACGCCGCAATACGCGGCAACCGGCAACGGAATTGCTATCCTGGGCAACCGAATCTCCCACTGCTATAATCTTGCTGGAACAAGCCAGACCATGGACACTGGCTGCAGCGCCAGCCTTGTCAGCATTCACCAAGCGTGCCAAAGCCTGTTGAGTGGGGAGTGTTCTACA GCAATCGCTGGCGGAGTCGGCCTGATCCTGACCCCAAACACCATCCTGCCCATGACCTCTGTAGGCTTCCTGAGCTCAGACGGCAGGTGCTTTGCATTCGACTCCCGCGCCAACGGCTACGGCCGCGGGGAAGGCGCCGCCATGGTGATCCTGCGCAGGCTCGAGGACGCAATTGCCAACAACGACGTCATCCGCGGGGTAATCCGCTCGACGGCGAGCAACCAAGACGGCCGCACGCCGGGAATCACCATGCCCAGCCAGGAGCGCCAGATGAGCAACATCCTCCAGGCCTACCGCAAGGCCGGGCTCGACACGGACCGCACCGAGTTTGTCGAGTGCCacggcaccggcaccaaGGCGGGCGACATGCGTGAGCTGGAGGCCATCTACCGCGCCATTTCCGTCAATCGTGCCGTCGACAATCCTGTCATGGTCGGCTCCATCAAGACCAACATTGGGCATCTCGAGGGAGCCGCTGGTATTGCTGGTGTCATCAAGGCCGTCTTGGCCACGGAGAAGGGCTTCATTCCGAAACATCTGAATTTTGTCCAGCCGAATCCAAACATAGACTTTGAAGGCTGGCGAGTAAAGGTCCCCACGGAGCTCACACCGTGGCCTGTCCATGGCCTCCGCCGAGCCAGCGTCAACTGCTTTGGCTTTGGTGGGACGAATGCTCATGCCATCATTGAGGACGCGGCGCATCACCTGTCCGAAGCCAACCTCACCGGTTTCCATGCCAGTTACCTCTTTCCTGGAGACGAGCTCCTACAGCCTAGAAAATCCGATGCCAATTCTCAAGACTGCCTTGTCGATGGTGACGCCCCTCGACTGTTTGTCTACTCGTCCCATGAAGAGGAGCGGGTTTCTTTGGTCGCTCAATCACACGCACCCTACCTCCGCAGGCGTGTAGAGGACGGATCGGCGACTTTACAACTGATGGACCAGTACGCACACACGCTGCTGGAGCGCCGATCCAAGCTCGAGTGGAGGGCATTTCTGGTTGCCCGCGGCCCGGCAGACCTTCTCCAAAAGATCTTCAACTTTGACAACAGCCTGGTGATGGACTTCCCACGAGACGCCGAAGTCCGACCTGCTCTCGTCTTTTGCGGACAGGGTGCTCAGTGGCACGCCGTGGGTCGCGAGCTGCTGGACTATGCAGCCTTCAAGAGCAACATCGAAGCTGCCGACTCTTATATCCGTCAAGAGCTGGGCGCAGATTTTAGCCTGCTCGAGGTGCTGACGGCGGACCAGGACAGCTCCCGGATCGATCTTGCGCACGTGTCGCAGATCTCCACCACCGCCGTCCAGGTGGCGCTCGTCGACGTCCTTTTCGCGAGCAACGTGGTTCCAATCGCCGTCGTGGGCCACTCCTCGGGCGAGATTGCAGCAGCATACGCCGCCGGTGCCGTAACGCGCGAGAGTGCATGGAAGATTGCCTACTACCGTGGCTACTGCGTTGCATCCTGGCAAGAAAAAGACCATGGCCCGCCTGGCCGAATGCTCGCGGTCGGACTTTCGGCTCGGGACGTGCAGGCTTTTATCCATCAGACCTCAAAGGGCAGTGTCCAGGTTGCTTGCCACAACGGGCCCTCGTCTGTCACTCTCTCTGGCGACGAGGCTGCGATACTCGAGGTTCAAAACATCCTGGCCGAGGCTGGGGTCTTCAGCCGCCTCGTGCCTGTGAATGCTGCCTATCACTCCCGACACATGGAGCACGTCGCCGCCGACTACCTGCAGAAGCTCGGCTCCATCGAGATTCGGAACGTGACGCTGGGCCCGGTTCTGTACTCTTCCCTGACGGGCTCCGAGTTGTCTCCCAGCAGACTGGGTGCCAAGCACTGGGTCAAGACTCTGACCTGTCCTGTCCTCTTCCACCAAGCAGTGCAGACCTTGATGCGGAATGCGAACCCgaccgtcgtcgtcgaggtgAGCCCCACCGGCATCTGGGAGGGGACCATCCGTCGTATCCTTAGCGCCATGGACTATCGCGAGCCGGTTCCCTATTTTAGCGTCCTCCAGAACGGCACGGGTGCGATGACTTCTACACTGCAGGTGCTTAGAGAGCTCTGGATCCGTGGAGTCCCCATCAAGATGGACTGGACCTACTCCAAGTCTCGGTCTCAGTCTCAGCCTCAGTCTCAGTCTTGGCAAAATGGTCTTGTGCAAACCAGTCGCCCGCCGCAGCATCTCCACGATCTGCCCCCTTACCCCTGGAACCACGACAAGCTGTACTGGTACGAGTCTCAGCTGTCGAAAAACAACCGCTTCCGCACTCACGGCAGGGAGGATCTCATCGGCGCGCCGTTCGACCTCGGAATCAAGACGGAAAAGTCGTGGCGTGGCTTCTTCCGCCTCAAGGAGAACCCCTGGATCGAGCACCACCAGGTGCAAAAGTCGATCCTGTATCCCGCTGCTGGAATGATAGCCATGGCAATCCAGGCAGGGCAGCAGCTTGCGGAGCTGGGCCGGCAAGAGGTGGTTGCCTTTGAGATCAAGTCCTTTTCCATCCTTGCCCCAATCGTCATCCCTACCTCCACCGACGGGCTTGAGCATGCAATCAGCACAAAGCTGGCCAAGTCGGAGAGCAGCGAGCCGCTGCAGGGTGTCGCAATCTACCACTTTTCAATCTATACCAAGCCTGACGGCGTAGCCACCACCAAGCATGCCGAGGGCCAGCTGCACATCATATACGGCGACGTGGCGAGCAGCACACTCGAGGAGATGCAGATTGAGGATTCGGCCCATCGCAGCGTGTACGACCAATACAAGGAGACCAGCGACGAGGAGGTGAGCCCGCGCCAGCTATACGAAGATCTAAACAATCTCGGTCTCAACTATGGGCCTTTGTTTCGCAACATCAAAAACATCTCTCGCAGCTCGCAGCACGGCGGCTACTGCCACAGCCAGGTCCAGATTCCCGACACCGCATCGGCCATGCCCTTTGCGTACGAGTTCCCTCATCTCATCCACCCTGCAACCCTGGACTCGTTCCTGCAGACCATCTTTGCCATTGGCGAGGACGTCATGCTGCCCTGCTCCATCGACAACATTTTCGTATCGGCGGAGATGCCACGGGGCGCCGGCGGCCGATTTCTTGGATATACGACGGCGCAGGCGACGACTCGGCGTTCTGCAGTGGCGGACGTGGTCATGTTTGACGAGCAGCTCGACCAGATCAAGGTCTCCATCAAAGGGCTGAAGCTCAAGTCGGCTGTCGCAGCAGTGGGTGACGGTGGGGGTTTCTTGCCGAACCATCGCAACCTCTGCTCCGAGATTGTTTGGAAGCAAGATGTCGACAGGTCTAGTCTCGGCAATTTCATGGCGTGGCTTGACAGTCTGGGACACGCCATTCCTGCCATGCGCGTGCTTCAGCTGGGAGGTCTTTCTGAGATTGCTTCCAGCGTCATCGAAGCTCTTGAGAACGGCCATGAAACACCCCGCTTTGGGTCGTTTACGCTCTGCGATAGGGAGGATTTGATCTTTTCACAGCTGCAGCAGAAGTATGTCGCGACTCCCGTCATGCAGCGCCTTCTCTGGGAGCCCCTGCAGCAGGTGGCAATGTCATCGCCGTATGACCTCGTCATTATGAAGGCCTCACAAACCCAAGACTTGACGGCAGTGGGCCAGGTATTGAGCCCGGGTGGATATGTTGTTGTGCAACTGGAGGGTGTCGTGGACAAGACCGACAAAGACTCGCTTAGAGTGATCAAGCGACTTGCAGATGCCGGATTCCGCAATGCCGAGAAACTTGATCAAAGCTCTGGACGACATTCTTATATCGTTGCTTGCAGCTCTAAAGTTCCCGACAAGGCAATCGGAGGCCAGCGCAACATCACCATATTGCTACCCGATGTGCTGACCCCTTTTTTGGAAAAGCTGCACAAGTCCCTTCTCAAGTGCCTTACAGCCCTGCCCCAAATCACCTATACCTCTGGTGCCGTTTCTGCTCACCCCAAGTTCAACCCCAAAACGGTCTACCTATCGTTGTTGGAGGCAGAGACGCCGCTCATCTTTGATCTCGTCGAGTCCCAGTGGGAAACCCTCCATAGCCTCTTCCGCACCAAGAATCTCCTTTGGGTGACTGCAGGTGCCCAAATGTCAGACATCAACCCACTAATGGCTGCTTCTATTGGCTTGATGCGCACCATCAGGTCAGAGGACGACCAAAAGAGACTCGTGTCCGTCGACATTGACCCAAGAACCAACAACGACATGGTCTCCACCTCAAAGGCCTTGTGCGACATCTTGGAGGCCAATTTCATCCTCTCGACAATTGCCAAGGAGTCCGAATATGTCATCCGGGACGGCAAGCGCTTCATCCCTCGCCTCATGACACTACCCGCCGTTAACTCGCTCATCGAGAAGGAAGCCCACCTCCCCGAGCGCCTTGAAGAGTTTCCGCTATGGCAACAGGGCAATCATGTGAAGCTGGCGCCGAAATCTGTAGGCAGCCGCCTTGGCTTGTACTTTACAAAAGAGGACACCACGACCCGACCTCTGAAGGAAACCGAGATTCGAGTCAGGGTGCACCAGAGCCACCTGCTACCGCGCGACATGGACGCCCTGCGAGGCAACGGCAGCGAAATCGGCTCCGACGCGGTCGGCACCATCCTCGAGGTCGGATCAAAAGTCTTCAGCAGTTTCAAGGTCAACGACCAGGTGATGGTGTTTGCCCGCGGCACCATCAGCAGCACCGTCACCGCCGACCAAAAATTTGTCTGGTCCCGCGCCGCCACCAGCCCACCCCATGGATCCTTCAGCCCGACGGCCTTCATCAGCGCAGCCTACGGACTCGTCATTTCTGGTCGTCTCAGGAGAGGAAACACCGTCCTCGTCCACGCGGCGGCTTCTGCCTACGGCCAGGCCGCCGTCTGCATTGCCAAAGCCAAGGGCGCATCCGTGATCGCTGCCGTCTCATCTCCCGAGCAGCGAAAGGTCGTGCAGGCGCTTGGGATCACTGATGATTGCATTGTTGACGGCCAAGACGATGCGTTTGTCGGCCCTGTCGGCAGACTTACTCGAGGACGCGGCGTCGATGTAGTCTTTGGCCCTGCCTCTCGCAGCCTCGTTGCCAACTTTAGGTCCTGCGCAGAGTTTGGTCGCATTTCTCAGCTGGCGAGCGACACTCTCGAGCTGCCGTCCATGGATCAGGCCATCCTCAAGAATCTATCTCTCGAGACCTTTGACATTTCCAAGCTGGTCGAGAAGCAGCCGTGGGTCGTGGACGAAGCAATCAACGAAGTCAATGCTCTCTTCCAAGACAGCGACTCCGCCTGTCGCATCCAGCCCATGATTTCTCACGACCTCGAGAGCTTGGCAACCATAGCAGCCGACCCTACCACGGATCCATGGTTGGGTCTGCATGCCGTGGACACCAAAGAAGACACCCGTGTTATGATGCCCGTGAACCTCACCAAGCCTTTGCAGCTGAACAGCAACGGCACATACCTTCTCGTGGGTGGCCTCGGGGGCATTGGCCGAAGCATTGCTCAGTTGATGGTCGAACGGGGCGCGCGCCACTTGGCATTCCTCTCTCGGTCCGGCGCAAAGTCTAAGGCTGCGACGGACCTAATCTCTTCATTGCAGCTCAAGGGCGTCCATATTCAAGACTTGAAGGTGGACATATGCGATGAGAACCAGATGAGGGACGCTATCTTGTTTGTTCAACACAATATGCCTCCCATAAAGGGGGCCGTTCAATGTGCTGCAGTTCTCGAG gACTCCATCTTCGACAAGATGACCTACGCCAAGTGGACAAAAGCCTTCCGCCCCAAGGCCATCGGCTCGTGGAACCTGCACAACACCCTCCCCGACACGCTAGACTTCCTCGTCTTCCTCTCCAGCTCGGCCGGCGTGCTGGGCAACCGCGGCCAGGCCAACTACGCCGCGGGCAACACGTTCCAGGACGCGCTGGCCCACCACCGCGCCTCCCTCGGCAGGCACAGCGTGTCCCTCGACCTCGGCCTCGTGCTCGGCgccggcgtcgtggccgagaACGAAAGGCTCCTCGACATGATGCTCGCCAGCGGCTTCTTCGGCGTCGCCCTGCGCCACGTCCACCTCGTGCTCGAGCGCGCCATGGCCTCGCTGCCCCGTGCTGCGGGGCCAGACCAGCTGCTGCGCTTGCCCACCCAGGTCGTCACGCAGATGGGGTCGGGCGGGCTCGTCCTCCAGGACCGGCCCGTCGATCCCTTCTGGACCCGCTCGCCGCTCTTCCGATTCCTCAACCAGGTCGACCTGCCCGCCGGCACTGTCAATTTCTTCGCGACCGGCGCCGCGCAGGACGTCGTCGGGGACGACCGACTCCACGGCCGCACCGGCAGCAagggcagcaacagcagtaccagcaccagcaacgCCGGACAGGACCTCCGCGTTGCGATCCGCCGGGCCTCGAGCCCCGAGAAAGCCGCGTCCATTGCAGTCGGCGCCGTGACCCGCGCCCTGGCGAGGTTCATGGGCGTAGGGCTGGGAagcagcagtagcagcgCCGCGGGCAGCAGGCCCACCACGGCGGCCGGGTCGGCCAGCACGTCGTTCGCCTCGACGCCCGTCAGCACGTCGTTTAGCAGCGGTGCCGCGGCTCCTGCTGCTATGCCCTTGCCGCGGGCAACGAGGGGTGGCCTGCTGGATCCGTCGCGGTCGACGGTCAGCTACGGAGTCGACTCGCTGGTCAAGCTAAACATCACGCGCTGGATCGTCGACCAGTCGGGCGTGGCTGTTGGAGACGTCGACGAATTTCCCAGCATCAACGAGCTCGGGGCCAAGATTGCCGAGCTGGTTCTTGCTGATTCGGATGGAAAGACGAACTGA
- a CDS encoding lipoyl synthase, with amino-acid sequence MSCSLPSSLRRAAAPLRRTFATVTATSTTSAKNCRAYATIPSKDSDPTPSASSADSSAGSVTSQQQTPKSSRPTYFKDTSVASFSDFLATSSPAAPLSPSEAYTLRTAEVGPAGRKKTITRLPEWLKTPIPNPGSNENFRSIKADLRGLGLHTVCEEARCPNISDCWGGSSKAAATATIMLMGDTCTRGCRFCSVKTSRAPAPLDPHEPENTAEALARWGLGYVVLTSVDRDDLADGGARHFAETIRKIKAKKPTLLVEALTGDFQGDLEMVRLVADSGLDVYAHNVETVEGLTPYVRDRRATFRQSLKVLAEVKRHKGDDIITKTSIMLGLGETEEELFEALRELRKAQVDVVTFGQYMRPTKRHLKVEKYITPDEFELWRQRALDMGFLYCASGPLVRSSYKAGEAFIENVLKKRAGEKAAAAAAAASGTTANAPKLDPSALP; translated from the exons ATGTCATGCTCACTGCCTTCGTCCCTCCGGCGGGCGGCCGCTCCGCTCCGTAGAACATTCGCCACCGTCACAGCAACATCGACGACAAGCGCAAAGAATTGCAGGGCATATGCAACAATACCCTCAAAGGACAGCGATCCTACCCCAAGTGCAAGCAGCGCCGATTCATCAGCGGGGTCGGTCACATCACAGCAACAAACACCAAAATCTTCCCGTCCAACATACTTCAAAGACACTTCTGTCGCCTCCTTCTCCGACTTTCTCGCCACGTCCTCCCCAGCAGCTCCCTTGTCTCCATCTGAGGCTTACACCCTTCGCACCGCCGAGGTCGGCCCTGCCGGTCGCAAGAAGACCATCACACGCCTGCCGGAATGGCTGAAGACACCGATACCCAACCCGGGGTCCAACGAAAACTTCCGTAGCATCAAGGCCGACCTTCGCGGCCTGGGACTGCACACCGTCTGCGAGGAGGCTCGTTGTCCAAATATCTCAGACTGCTGGGGTGGTAGCTCcaaggccgccgccaccgcaacTATCATGCTCATGGGCGACACGTGCACGCGCGGATGCCGCTTCTGCAGCGTCAAGACCAGCCGCGCCCCGGCACCCCTCGACCCGCACGAGCCCGAGAACACCGCCGAGGCCCTGGCCCGCTGGGGACTGGGTTATGTCGTTCTGACCTCGGTAGATCGTGACGATCTTGCGGATGGTGGGGCCAGGCACTTTGCTGAGACCATACGGAAAATTAAGGCCAAGAAGCCGACGCTGCTGGTCGAGGCCTTGACGGGTGATTTTCAGGGTGACCTGGAGATGGTCAGGTTGGTGGCCGATAGTGGTCTGGACGTGTATGCGCACAACGTTGAGACGGTCGAGGGTTTGACTCCGTACGTGCGTGATCGCCGTGCTACCTTTAGGCAGAGCTTGAAGGTGCTGGCCGAGGTCAAGAGGCACAAGGGCGATGATATCATCACCAAGACGAGCATAATGTTGGGTCTGGGTGAGACGGAGGAAGAGCTGTTTGAAGCACTCAGGG AACTCCGCAAAGCCCAGGTTGATGTAGTGACCTTTGGCCAGTACATGCGTCCGACAAAGCGTCACCTCAAGGTTGAGAAGTACATAACGCCCGACGAGTTCGAGCTGTGGCGCCAGCGCGCGCTGGACATGGGCTTCTTGTACTGTGCCAGCGGGCCACTTGTGCGGTCTTCGTACAAGGCTGGAGAGGCGTTCATTGAGAACGTGCTCAAGAAGCGGGCGGGCGAgaaggcagcagcagcagccgctgccGCTTCAGGTACCACCGCAAACGCCCCCAAGTTGGATCCCTCTGCGCTGCCATGA